The DNA window TTGCTGTTTTTACAACCAGGCCTGGTCGTTGCGAACCCATCTAACGAGCCCAGAGTACAAATCGAAGTAATCATTTTTCAATCTTTAGCACTAAGAGGCTGGACAGAAGAATATTGGCCTGAGTTTGATGGCATCACCACAACAGCCGATGCAACGTTTTTTGGTGCTTTAGACCAATATGCACGACTGGTGGACGCTGAAAAATTAAGTCTAAAGGATGAAATCAGTAAAATGACTACTGACCGTGGTTATGACGTGCTGGCTCATTTCGCTTGGCAACAACCCTTAAAATCTAGAATAGATGCAATACCATTATTAATTGAGCCGAGCATCCAATTACGACGCGCTGAAAGCAGTCCTCTTTTGGGTAAAATTCGTGTTTACCAAGAGCGATTTATTCATGCCGAGGTCAATATGGAATTAGATCGCCAAATTCCTGTACGAATTCGATCAAGATTTGCTGAACACCAGCAAATTCCAATTGATTGGTTACCGGACAGCTGGCGTTTTAAAATTGAAGAATCGCGACGTATGCGCTTCGGCCAACTTCATTACCTAGACCACCCTATCTTTGGGGTTTTAATAAAAGTTGACCGTGTTGCGAATTAGTTAAACTTAGCCTTTACTCTCAGGCAAAACTAAATTCAGCTCTAATACCTCAAAACCGTTCTCTTCATCTAGAGAGATTTTGAGGTTGTCTTCATCAATTTGCACGTATTTAGCGATCACTGCCAATATTTCTTCACGCATTCTAGGTAAGTAATCCGGTGCTTTTGCTTGCGAACGCTCATGAGCAAGTAGAATTTGCAACCGATCTTTGGCCTTATTTGCAGAACTTTTTCTACGCTGGCCGAGTAAATAATCTAATAACGCCATATCTTACTTCCCAAACCATTTTTTAAACAAACTCTTGTGTTCAACAGATAAAAAACGCTGCGGCTTGTCTTCTCCTAAAAAACGATCCACGATGTCTTTGTAGGCCTCAGAAGCATTTGCGCCCTCTGTCAAAATAACCGGAACTCCAGAGTTTGAGGCTTGAAGCACATCCTCAGATTCAGGCACCACACCCAAGAGCTTGATATTCAACAACTCAACCACATCCTCCATCGCTAGCATCTCACCGGCTTGAACACGATTCGGGTTGTAACGCGTTAAAACTAAATGCTCTACAATTGGGTCATCCCCTTCAATGGCACGTTTAGACTTGGCTTGTAAAATACCTAAAATGCGATCAGAGTCACGCACGGATGATACTTCAGGATTGGTAACAATCACCGCTTCATCTGCAAAGTAGAGCGCTAGTTGCGCGCCTTTTTCAATCCCTGCCGGCGAGTCGCAAATGACATAGTCAAAGCCTTCTGAGCGCAGGTCTTCAATGACTTTACCGACACCCTCAAGTGTTAATGCGTCTTTATCACGCGTTTGCGATGCGGCCAAAATATAAAGATTATCCACCTTTTTATCTTTGATCAAAGCTTGTTTAAGGCTGGCTTCGCCTTGAACCACATTAACAAAGTCGTAAACGACACGGCGTTCACAGCCCATAATCAAGTCAAGATTACGCAAACCGACATCAAAATCAATGACCGCAACCTTAAAGCCTTTTTGTGCTAAACCAGCAGAAAAACTGGCACTCGTTGTGGTTTTACCCACGCCCCCTTTACCGGATGTTACTACGATGACACGTGCCACATGGACTCCTTTAGAAAATATGTATTTTCAAAAAATTACAGTAAATTAAATACCAACCTATCCTGCTGTAAGCAAATCTCGACCCAACCCTGTTTATACTCCGGCTTAATATCCTCCGCCATTTGATATAAACCTGCAATACATACCATTTCAGCATCAAGATGTTGAACAAAAATGCGTGCTTGTCGATTACCGCTACTGCCGGCAAAAAGCTTTCCTTTGGCTTTACCATAAACATGGATATGACCATCAGCGACCACTTCAGCACCCGGATTAATCGAGGATTTAACAATTAAATCCCGGCCTTTGGCGTAAACCTGCTGACCGGAACGCACTGAAGTTTCTACCAACATCGCGCCTTGGTCCGCTTGTTGTGAAGACTGGGGCTGAGTCTTTGATTCTGCGGCTGATTTTTCACCGCCTGCCTTTACCGGCTTAAACACCGCCATTCCGGCATACTCAGCCTGCTCAATTAGCCCAGCTTCCTCAGTACGCACCCCAATCGGCATCATACCGTTTTGATGGAGCAGCTCAACTAACTGTGCCAAAAACGTCGGCGCTAAAGGCGATATTTCCGGTTCAATCACAATTGGCAAGGCTCTAAAAAAATCGGGAGCCTGGGCAACTTTAGTGGTTAAAACTGCTTTTACCTCAGCAAAATCATCACTAAAAATCTTTAACACTGATAAGGATAAAACCGAACCCTTAAGTGAAATCACTTGACTCATTGAATATCTCGTTTAAAAAATGCTAACTATTTTAGCACGCTCGCCTCAAAAGACTGAAAAAACCGGCAAACCTGTTGATCAAAATCTGCGATATTCGCAAAACGATGCCCGCCTCCTTGAGAAAGGATGATTTCTGTAGGTGCTAAATACTCAAGCGCGAGTTTCGCATCTAGGACTTCATCATCAAGTTGTTGCAATAACAAAAGCCTTGATGCCAATGCTTCATTAACACTCGGCACACGATAAGGCGCCAAACGTTTAAAATGCTCCGGCAACCATACAAACTGAGAAGCGGTATGAATCTCAGATTCGACTGCTTCAAGCTGCGTCCAAGGAGGAATAGCCGGATTAATTAATACCGCAGGCAAGTTATATTTTTCAGCAAAATAAATCGCCAAGTAACCACCCAGTGACGAACCAATAAGCCCAAGTTGGTAGTAAGGATTCAGTACACTGATCAACTGCTCAATACAATCCGCTGATAGACGCGCATCTTTAGGCAAACTAGGCGCTAAAACCTGCTGCTGCCCGAACAACTGCTTATAATGGCGTGCTTTGGTACTTAAACCATTTGAACCGTAACCGTGAATATAAATAATAAGTGAAGGACAGCAAGAATCCGCACCGGCTTGGCGCGGAGGATGATATGCAGAAATCATGATAAGAAATTAAGCAAGGTCCATCTCGGCTTTAATTTGTTCAACCCATTCCGATACACGCTGTTCGGTTAACTCAGGTTGTTGATCCTCATCAATTGCCAAACCAACAAAAAATTCACCATCTTCGGTTGCGGCTTTCGATTCATCATATTCATAGCCAGTTGTCGGCCAATAACCCGCAGGCGTGCCTCCATTTTCTAGCACAACATCATGCATCATACCAACTGCATCAATAAAGTACTCGGCATAATCAGCTTGATCACCTAAACCAAAACAAGCCACCGTTTTACCGGTAAAATCAATCGCATTAAAATCTTCCCAAAAGTCATCCCAACTTGACTGACGCTCACCGTAGTACCATGTTGGTTGGCCAAGAATTAACTTCTGATACTTGTCGAAGTCAGATTTTTTTGCACCGGCAATATCATAAACATCCACACGATCAGCGCCTAATTTTTGTTTAATTAAATCCGCAACACGCTCGGTATTGCCGGTATCCGTGCCGTAAAACAAACCAATCTTTTCCATAAACCTTCCTTTTAAGCTAAGTTGGAACACACGCCCTAGATATTAAATCCGTTCAGTTTTAACTGTATCAAATTCTAAAAAGTGCGACAATATTAACACAGGTTACTATTTCATCTTATTTAGCTATTTTATCAAGCCCTATGAAAAAAATTGATTGCTTTCGTTGCCAATATTTTTATGTTACCTGGGAACAGGACAACCCAAGGGGTTGCAAAGCCTTTGGTTTTAAAACATGGAAAATGCCTAGCCAAGTAGTAGAAGAGTCCTCTGGTCAAGCCTGTTTACAATTTCGACCCAAGCCAGATAATAATAACTCTAAACCCAACCAAAAAGGCTGGATCGCTTAGTTTTGTAACAGTCTTTTAAGTGCCTGCCAATTAAACAGTGGGCCTGGATCAGTTTTTCTGCCTGGTGCAATATCACTGTGTCCTAACACCTTACCCGTTAACAATTCAGGATAGGCATCAAACAGCGCTTTAATGCATGATGCCAGTTGCTGATACTGAACAGCCGTATAACAAATATGATCAGCGCCTTCCAACTCAATACCTATTGAAAAATCATTGCACCCTGAGCGCCCTTGATAGTTCGACAGGCCGGCATGCCAAGCCCGGTCATTAAAATTGACAAATTGAATCACCGATCCATCCCTGCGGATAAATAAATGGGCTGATACCCTCAACCCTTGCAAACCTTGATAATAAGGGTGCTGTTTTGGATCAAGCTGATTGGTAAACAACTTCACCACCCCATCTGATCCAAACTGATTAGGAGGTAGGCTGATTCCATGAATAACAATTAAGTCAACAAGCAGGCCTGGTCTTGCATCATAATTTGGACTAGCGATCCAGCTTGCCCCTAATAAACGTCCTGAATTGATGTGAAAAGGCATAACTAAATCCTCGTTATTGGTCGTTTAAGCTATAATTAGATTTTATTACATAACTATTTTTTAAGCTTATTTTTATGAACCATTACTTTGCTGATCTAATACAAAATGTTCGCCAAGGCTTGGCAGAGGATCTTGGCGAAGCCGATTTAACCGCTGAGCTAATTCCAATTGAAACCCAAGCACAGGCTAGTGTGATTGTCCGTGAAGACGCAATAGTCTGCGGTCAGCCTTGGTTTAAC is part of the Thiomicrospira microaerophila genome and encodes:
- a CDS encoding CsiV family protein, with amino-acid sequence MKKLFSSLIILLFLQPGLVVANPSNEPRVQIEVIIFQSLALRGWTEEYWPEFDGITTTADATFFGALDQYARLVDAEKLSLKDEISKMTTDRGYDVLAHFAWQQPLKSRIDAIPLLIEPSIQLRRAESSPLLGKIRVYQERFIHAEVNMELDRQIPVRIRSRFAEHQQIPIDWLPDSWRFKIEESRRMRFGQLHYLDHPIFGVLIKVDRVAN
- the minE gene encoding cell division topological specificity factor MinE, with the protein product MALLDYLLGQRRKSSANKAKDRLQILLAHERSQAKAPDYLPRMREEILAVIAKYVQIDEDNLKISLDEENGFEVLELNLVLPESKG
- the minD gene encoding septum site-determining protein MinD, with protein sequence MARVIVVTSGKGGVGKTTTSASFSAGLAQKGFKVAVIDFDVGLRNLDLIMGCERRVVYDFVNVVQGEASLKQALIKDKKVDNLYILAASQTRDKDALTLEGVGKVIEDLRSEGFDYVICDSPAGIEKGAQLALYFADEAVIVTNPEVSSVRDSDRILGILQAKSKRAIEGDDPIVEHLVLTRYNPNRVQAGEMLAMEDVVELLNIKLLGVVPESEDVLQASNSGVPVILTEGANASEAYKDIVDRFLGEDKPQRFLSVEHKSLFKKWFGK
- the minC gene encoding septum site-determining protein MinC, which produces MSQVISLKGSVLSLSVLKIFSDDFAEVKAVLTTKVAQAPDFFRALPIVIEPEISPLAPTFLAQLVELLHQNGMMPIGVRTEEAGLIEQAEYAGMAVFKPVKAGGEKSAAESKTQPQSSQQADQGAMLVETSVRSGQQVYAKGRDLIVKSSINPGAEVVADGHIHVYGKAKGKLFAGSSGNRQARIFVQHLDAEMVCIAGLYQMAEDIKPEYKQGWVEICLQQDRLVFNLL
- a CDS encoding YqiA/YcfP family alpha/beta fold hydrolase, producing the protein MISAYHPPRQAGADSCCPSLIIYIHGYGSNGLSTKARHYKQLFGQQQVLAPSLPKDARLSADCIEQLISVLNPYYQLGLIGSSLGGYLAIYFAEKYNLPAVLINPAIPPWTQLEAVESEIHTASQFVWLPEHFKRLAPYRVPSVNEALASRLLLLQQLDDEVLDAKLALEYLAPTEIILSQGGGHRFANIADFDQQVCRFFQSFEASVLK
- a CDS encoding flavodoxin; translation: MEKIGLFYGTDTGNTERVADLIKQKLGADRVDVYDIAGAKKSDFDKYQKLILGQPTWYYGERQSSWDDFWEDFNAIDFTGKTVACFGLGDQADYAEYFIDAVGMMHDVVLENGGTPAGYWPTTGYEYDESKAATEDGEFFVGLAIDEDQQPELTEQRVSEWVEQIKAEMDLA
- the ampD gene encoding 1,6-anhydro-N-acetylmuramyl-L-alanine amidase AmpD, which gives rise to MPFHINSGRLLGASWIASPNYDARPGLLVDLIVIHGISLPPNQFGSDGVVKLFTNQLDPKQHPYYQGLQGLRVSAHLFIRRDGSVIQFVNFNDRAWHAGLSNYQGRSGCNDFSIGIELEGADHICYTAVQYQQLASCIKALFDAYPELLTGKVLGHSDIAPGRKTDPGPLFNWQALKRLLQN